The DNA segment AGCAACCACAAGCAGCACCTTGCTGCCGCCACCACCACCTCCTCTTCCGTCAATGGATGAAGATGCAGAATTCGAATTCGAACTCGGATTGAAATGCCATTCAACAAAGTTccgaaaggaagaagaagaagaagaatagaggaGGGGATTGCAGGGATAGAGAGAGAATATGGAAAccatttgtagagagagaataTTCTCCAAAACCCTACTGAGGGTAGAATCTCTTAACGATGTTTCAGTTGAAACTTCAGAGGTTtatccatttcttcttcttcttcttctttcagcAATAGagctaatttaatttaattattaatgtgaataattttttttatttaacttagtcaacttatccaaatattttatatcaacaaaaattatttgCAATAGTATTTTGTCAtgctatttaaattaatatttactacAACTTATTCTATTAATAAATCATCCTCAAAGTTGCTACAAAGTTCAATCTGAAATTCTTAATAACTAATTTAGATTATCAAATAATTTACTTAATTAAGtattatttgttaaaatttaaactctCAATATTTACTTAAATGACTCGATGAAGAAATAGTTAGTTATTTGAACTAATAGTCTGACCTAAGTTAGTTATTaagtgataaattttttttgttattcacaGTATTCATTAATCTGATAGGCTAAgaattaatttgtcacaaattgaagttttatttaagaatttattgttgatgaataaattattgtaaacacaaaaagaatttaaatccGTAATATTTACTTAAACAAATGAGTGAACTCAAGTATTGTTTATTAAGTGGTAAATTTATTACTAGAACCTTATCGAGAACGTGAATCACAGAAGCAGCCCATGGATCAGAGAAAGCCCACGTAgccttcttcattttcaatattattattatattaacgGCTTAGCCGTAGATCTGTGAACCGGACCGGGCTGGCCCGTTGCCAACCATGGAATCTGCACTCTCTTCTTCTCTGCTTTCCTTAGCAACTCCGACCAGACTCACACCCATTTCTTGTTCTCCGCCAAGACATGCAACAGTTCCTCTTTGTGTCAGAACAAGCTCCACTTTTTCAGCTAAGTTTGCAGAAACAAGAAGAACATCAACAAAAGTCTCGGCTATCAATGATGTAACCACTGTTCTTGACCCTGCTCCAGTTGAAATCACATGGCAAATCATAGTTGGAACTATAGGTATATTATTCTATCTCATGAAATATTTCAATTCAATAATAGAAAGCTATAAGCCTTTTAGAAAAAAgttattttccaaaatttactattttctatGTGTTGTTTATATTTTTGCAGCTGGGATTACACCTTTTGTGGTGGCAGGGATAGAGTTCAGCAAAAGGATTGTAAGGGAACCTTTTGATTTTGATTCATTTGTCTTCACGTGATATTAATAGTTAAGAACtattagatgataatttagttaaatatgttAAACTATGTAATGATTTTCAATCATTAACTTCACATGGAAGACAGTTACATGGGAGTTTTcacctcttttatttttagaaaaaatcttaattcatgagttttgaatttttattgcaGATAGCACAAAGGAAATGTGAGGAATGTGGAGGATCAGGGATTGTTTTCAGGGACAAGAAGTATTTTCGTTGCCCTGAATGTGGTATGTCAAAATTTCATACTTCAATTTTAAAACTTGCTAATTTACATTGCCACTAAAGAGGGATTCTATATCTAACTAAGAAACTTCATATTCTGTCTAATGTAGGTGGATTTCTTCCTTGGCAGTCATGGAAGAGATTCTTTTCTGGTTAGATGCCTTGTGATACATTGCACATAACAATACTTCAACAATCACAACCTTGTTATAGAACATATTCATTTCTCATCCAATCAAATAATCTTGGTTTAGGTTGATTGTTTTTTATGTATGTTTAACTTAATATCACTTTTAATTCGGTTTTTTTAACATTCTTTACTAAGTAAGGAGTACTGCTCTACTTGTcacttaaataaattttagttttttatttattaattttagatcaatgatttaaatttaaagtagattttagtatttgaaatttagaaattaaaatttaagatttaagattCATAATTTACggtttataatttaagatttagaattcataatttaaattttaaaattcaaaacacattgtatttcttattttctatagAAAGTAttagcatttttttttaatttaatatattacaaaataattttatttctcttttttttacaaattaagattttaatatttttaattatgataaaattctcaaattataaaattcattctatttttttatgaatttaattttgatgtatgtaaaatattttacattcgTTCTTTTGAATGATCATTTATACGCAGTGGCGGAGCTTAACTAGAGCAATGGGAGGCCATGgcctccaaattttttataaaaaaattagtaataattcttcaaaaaataaagaatacttCAGTTGACTCAAATGCTTTACTATAATTTACAGTATCCATGTTCAATGTTTTGCTTCTCATTCTAAAATTAGgtctattttattcatttaatttaatattattttatatattactatttatttaatttaatttttcatatgataacaaatattagaatattcaataagtattgatattattgtatttgtataaattgataaaaaaatcaataaatattataaattttaatatttatccttctaattttttttacatattttacaggatatatatttaaatttttatacaaaataatgatgaaaaataaaaattgataaattttttaagaagaagactaatattcaagaagaagaacataTAATTTCTACAATATCAACATCTATAAAtagttcttctattttaatgaatcacaaaaaaaaaaaaatacaactttcaaaattttaaagaattgcATTTAATGAGTTTGatcttaaatatttatattaaatttttagccCCCAAAATTTGTTTCAAATTCCACCACTATTTACGcaatcaatataaaaattaattattttattgatgtaatattatctaattagatacatatataaaattactttacaCTATTCGTtcatcataattaaatttgttttttctatttGGGTTAGAATTCGTGtatcttccttcttttttaaTTGGACCTTGTTACCGTATCCTCTTTATTTTTGGAATTAGATATTACAATGTATTACTCACATTAGAAATTGAAATGAACGATGAGTTTTAACCTTTAACACGGATGGtcaaaaattcagaaaattcCAATGAGGACACGTACAACACATGGAGGTGTtgtaaacaaattaaaagaaaaaagaagaagaattttgagTTTAAGTTGGACTCAACTTCTACAATCAGATTTGCAAGGATTTCAACGCTAAAAAAACACTACAAACACTTTGCCTTCCTAGTTGGAAACATAGTACAAAAGTCATTCATTTTTTGTCAAGAAATGTAGCTGTGGTTGACAGGCCAAAAGTGACACACTTGATTATGTCCAATTCTACACaataattgattaataattattttaacattttttttttaaattatgcgTGAGACTCGATATTAAAATCTTtagacaaatataaaaaaaaattatgtaatttgAGTTATAGttcatttataattattttaatatatttgccactttgaatatttgaaaaaatatatatgtagtaTAG comes from the Arachis duranensis cultivar V14167 chromosome 7, aradu.V14167.gnm2.J7QH, whole genome shotgun sequence genome and includes:
- the LOC107496265 gene encoding uncharacterized protein LOC107496265 — its product is MESALSSSLLSLATPTRLTPISCSPPRHATVPLCVRTSSTFSAKFAETRRTSTKVSAINDVTTVLDPAPVEITWQIIVGTIAGITPFVVAGIEFSKRIIAQRKCEECGGSGIVFRDKKYFRCPECGGFLPWQSWKRFFSG